In the Topomyia yanbarensis strain Yona2022 chromosome 3, ASM3024719v1, whole genome shotgun sequence genome, one interval contains:
- the LOC131690935 gene encoding zinc finger protein 665-like yields the protein MEIAKQDISKTINCEAFISDAFSSNCGPESKSSHLFKDPNSEPPIIIIDLSSCSESNQSEKTSGALLAQDDAQQNSSQPHECEICGKRYLHRRNLVQHVSVHRGERLLSCEFCDKTFIRNSSLWAHRYTHTRPYKCTVCGKDFSQKVTLNEHMSIHTRDYRHSCDVCGKGFNFGSRLKEHKRTHTGEPGKKKVKTEPTGKNAQNNGDSSLNLPKASRILTNDSKWLHKCKLCNKRFLQRDQFAAHVQTHLDKRPLSCDICGKTFSRNSALLIHRYLHTDERPFKCTICGKDFKHKSRLTVHMASHSGEFPHKCTICGKAFVLKSNLSSHMSLHTGDRPFKCPLCGRDFVKKYLLSLHMSVHTGVYRYKCDGCGKGFNTNYRLKEHQRIHTCGQLHSENVPVDDHDMDDKQNKGNPPNSLQPTSQVSTVDSTRPYKCEFCDKQFHRKSSLVQHVRVHRGEKPFGCDICDKAFFRKDSLWSHRRTHSGERPFNCTVCGKDFAFKNVLTTHMSIHTGVYRHRCDLCGKGIHSVSRLEEHMRTTHGNGEMNLQSSKNSPNNMKVKSPILPHECEHCGKRFIRKSRLAEHIRSHTGERPFSCDACDKTFINSSSLYAHQNSHSRPYKCSICDKDFTQKVSLTTHMSLHTGNYRYSCDVCGKGFNLESRLKEHLLLHKHTGDVTHSENTVAEYNAQEDKQSNEYPHNIVKVESPILSIESTQSEENLSTNDASDDVRNDQQPPSPLHEACPIPFIDSKRPHECKHCAKRFLQKWHLVDHLQTHSGKRPFSCDVCGKTFVRTSTLSIHQKTHTGERAFNCTVCGKDFTYKYSLTAHMQIHTGETPHKCNVCGQTFVYKNGLIAHMPIHTGEWLYRCTVCDKGFAIKSALTDHMALHTGVYRHKCDVCGKGFHASTRLKVHKRRHINDPSSGLVS from the exons ATGGAAATCGCAAAGCAAGACATCAGTAAAACTATCAATTGTGAAGCGTTCATTTCAGATGCATTCAGTTCGAATTGTGGTCCAGAAAGTAAGAGCAGTCATCTTTTCAAAGATCCCAACTCAGAACCACCAATAATAATTATTGATCTTAGTAGTTGCAGCGAAtctaatcaaag TGAGAAAACATCGGGTGCCCTCCTCGCACAGGATGATGCACAACAAAATAGCAGTCAACCACATGAATGTGAAATTTGTGGCAAACGATACCTTCATAGGAGGAACCTTGTCCAACACGTCAGCGTACATCGCGGCGAGCGGCTGCTCAGTTGCGAATTCTGTGATAAGACTTTTATCAGAAATTCTAGCTTATGGGCTCATCGGTATACCCACACCAGGCCGTACAAGTGCACCGTATGCGGCAAAGATTTTTCGCAAAAAGTCACCCTAAATGAACATATGTCCATTCATACGCGAGACTATCGGCACAGCTGTGATGTGTGTGGAAAAGGATTTAATTTCGGTTCTCGTTTGAAGGAGCACAAACGTACGCATACTGGGGAGCCCGG CAAAAAGAAAGTGAAAACCGAACCAACAGGAAAAAACGCGCAGAACAACGGGGATTCATCTCTTAACCTGCCGAAAGCCTCTCGCATTTTAACCAACGATTCTAAATGGTTACACAAATGCAAGCTTTGCAACAAGCGGTTTCTACAGAGGGATCAATTTGCCGCACACGTCCAGACACATCTCGATAAACGGCCCCTCAGTTGTGACATCTGCGGTAAGACATTCTCCAGGAACTCAGCTTTATTGATTCATCGGTATTTACACACCGATGAGCGTCCGTTCAAGTGCACCATTTGTGGCAAAGATTTTAAACACAAAAGTAGACTAACTGTACATATGGCTTCCCATTCGGGTGAGTTTCCACACAAGTGCACTATATGCGGGAAAGCCTTTGTCTTGAAAAGTAACCTTTCCTCACATATGTCCCTTCATACGGGTGATCGGCCATTCAAGTGCCCCCTTTGCGGCAgagattttgttaaaaaatatcTCCTATCCTTGCACATGTCCGTTCATACGGGTGTCTATCGGTACAAATGTGATGGGTGTGGTAAAGGATTCAATACTAACTATCGTTTGAAGGAGCACCAGCGCATACACACTTGTGGGCAGCTGCACAG CGAGAACGTCCCTGTGGATGACCATGATATGGATGATAAGCAAAATAAGGGAAATCCACCCAACTCTCTGCAGCCAACATCTCAAGTCTCAACCGTCGATTCCACTCGACCATACAAGTGCGAATTTTGTGACAAACAATTCCATCGTAAGAGCAGTCTAGTTCAACACGTCCGGGTACATCGCGGCGAAAAACCATTCGGTTGCGATATCTGCGACAAGGCATTTTTCAGGAAGGACAGCTTATGGAGTCATCGACGAACACACAGCGGTGAGCGGCCGTTCAATTGCACGGTGTGTGGCaaagattttgctttcaaaAATGTCCTCACCACACACATGTCCATTCATACGGGTGTCTATCGGCACAGGTGTGATCTGTGTGGCAAAGGAATACATTCCGTTTCTCGATTGGAGGAGCACATGCGTACTACGCATGGGAACGG CGAAATGAATTTGCAAAGCAGCAAGAATTCACCCAACAATATGAAGGTAAAATCTCCTATCTTGCCACACGAATGCGAGCATTGTGGTAAACGATTTATTCGCAAAAGCCGCCTTGCTGAACACATCCGCTCACATACCGGTGAACGGCCGTTCAGTTGCGATGCATGCGATAAGACTTTCATTAATAGTTCAAGTCTTTATGCACATCAGAATTCACATAGCAGACCGTACAAGTGCAGCATATGCGATAAAGATTTTACCCAAAAAGTTAGCCTAACCACACATATGTCCCTTCATACCGGTAACTATCGGTACAGTTGTGACGTTTGTGGTAAAGGTTTTAATTTGGAATCTCGATTGAAGGAGCATTTGCTTTTGCACAAACATACTGGTGATGTAACGCATAG TGAGAATACAGTGGCAGAATACAACGCACAAGAAGACAAGCAGAGCAATGAGTATCCCCACAACATTGTAAAGGTAGAATCTCCCATTTTATCCATCGAATCCACACAAAG CGAGGAAAATCTCTCAACAAACGATGCAAGTGACGACGTGCGAAACGACCAACAACCACCTAGCCCCCTGCATGAAGCATGCCCCATTCCATTTATCGATTCCAAACGGCCACATGAATGCAAACATTGCGCTAAACGATTTCTACAGAAGTGGCACCTGGTCGATCATCTTCAGACACATAGCGGCAAACGACCATTCAGCTGCGATGTATGCGGTAAGACATTCGTCAGAACTTCTACCTTGTCGATCCATCAGAAGACTCACACCGGTGAGCGAGCTTTCAATTGCACCGTATGTGGCAAAGATTTTACCTACAAATATAGTCTAACCGCACACATGCAGATTCACACGGGTGAGACACCGCACAAGTGTAACGTGTGCGGCCAAACTTTTGTCTACAAAAATGGTTTAATCGCGCATATGCCCATTCATACTGGTGAGTGGCTTTACAGGTGTACCGTGTGTGACAAAGGGTTTGCCATAAAAAGTGCCCTAACCGACCACATGGCTCTTCACACGGGTGTCTATCGGCACAAGTGTGATGTGTGTGGTAAAGGATTCCATGCCAGCACTCGTTTGAAGGTACACAAACGCAGGCATATTAATGATCCATCGTCCGGGTTGGTCAGTTAA